The following coding sequences lie in one Rutidosis leptorrhynchoides isolate AG116_Rl617_1_P2 chromosome 4, CSIRO_AGI_Rlap_v1, whole genome shotgun sequence genomic window:
- the LOC139839543 gene encoding uncharacterized protein produces the protein MSKKRGRRSPTDDRRSNGDYSSSSRNVDVHPKNKARSSSSIVVISFVVISIIIFPIAISVYLRYLKQQDDFNTSELQHSWLPYVYKRGLVTTDISYQQILTENDRVSENASIRQFTYPVLAYVTPWNSKGYELAKDFNSKVTHISPVWYDLKSQGADFVLEGRHNVDKGWISDLRMKGHALILPRIVLEAIPMDLLKKKKQRSKVIDLIVAECKEMDFDGIVLESWSRWAAYGVLNDPHMRNLALQFIKKLGQTMHSVLVNQEDNKQSLQLVYVIGPPRSDRLQAYDFGPEDLQNLGDSVDGYSLMTYDFSNPQSPGPNAPLKWVHSTMQLLCGTHTDGSRNSSQKIFLGINFYGNDYVLQGGVGGGAILGRDYVSLLEKHKPQLQWDKKSAEHYFVYTDENQHVKHVVFYPSLLSIAMRLDEARSWGAGISIWEIGQGLDYFFGLL, from the exons ATGTCGAAAAAACGAGGACGGCGATCACCGACGGATGATCGCCGATCAAATGGTGACTACTCTTCTTCAAGTCGCAATGTTGATGTTCATCCAAAAAACAAAGCACGTAGTAGTAGCAGTATCGTTGTTATCAGTTTTGTAGTTATCTCAATCATCATCTTTCCAATTGCAATTTCTGTATATCTTCGATATCTAAAACAACAAGATGATTTCAATACGTCGGAACTACAACACTCATGGCTTCCGTACGTATATAAACGAGGCCTTGTGACGACTGACATCAGTTATCAACAAATTCTCACT GAAAATGATAGAGTTTCAGAGAATGCATCGATTCGACAATTTACCTACCCTGTGCTTGCTTATGTTACACCATG GAATTCAAAGGGATATGAACTGGCAAAGGACTTCAACTCTAAGGTTACTCATATATCACCCGTTTGGTATGATTTAAAAAG CCAAGGGGCTGATTTTGTTCTGGAAGGAAGACATAATGTTGATAAAGGATGGATTTCAGATCTCAGAATGAAGGGACATGCTCTG ATATTGCCTAGAATTGTACTCGAAGCTATACCTATGGATTTGCTTAAGAAGAAGAAGCAAAGATCTAAGGTAATTGACCTTATAGTAGCTGAATGCAA GGAAATGGATTTTGATGGCATTGTActagaatcttggtcaagatggGCTGCATATGGTGTCTTGAACGACCCACACATGCGGAATCTG GCTCTGCAGTTCATTAAGAAGTTAGGACAAACCATGCATTCTGTGCTAGTAAATCAAGAGGACAACAAGCAGAGTCTGCAGTTAGTATATGTTATTGGTCCACCACGTTCTGATAGACTTCAGGCTTATGATTTTGGGCCCGAAGATCTGCAAAATTTGGGTGATTCTGTGGATGGTTACTCCCTTATGACTTATGACTTCTCAAATCCTCAAAGTCCGGGTCCGAATGCACCACTTAAGTGGGTCCACTCTACTATGCAGCTGCTCTGTGGGACCCACACCGATGGCTCTCGGAACTCGTCTCAAAAAATATTTCTAGGCATCAACTTTTATGGAAATGATTATGTTCTTCAAGGAG GCGTTGGTGGAGGGGCTATTCTTGGAAGAGATTATGTTTCATTGTTGGAAAAGCATAAGCCTCAACTGCAATGGGATAAAAAAAGTGCAGAGCATTACTTTGTGTACACGGATGAAAATCAACATGTGAAGCATGTCGTGTTCTACCCTTCTCTTTTGTCTATTGCAATGCGGTTGGATGAAGCTCGGTCATGGGGTGCCGGCATTTCCATTTGGGAAATCGGTCAAGGTTTAGATTACTTCTTTGGCCTTCTGTAA